From Cellulophaga lytica DSM 7489, a single genomic window includes:
- a CDS encoding lactonase family protein, which produces MIVLVGGYTQKMSETLIGKSKGIYILKWNKDTGTTTEIGHLPLKNPSYFAYNEKNNCLYVIEEIAYEDTPKLKVFKHNGNGNYTFIDEKYIHGAYPCHIAISPNGKEVAVANYGTGNAEVYAIQKNGFVQNAQILQHTGKGVNPGRQEGPHAHMCLYNKNRMYVTDLGLDVVKTYEKGSNTGFMNRANLDFKVAAGSGARHCVFHPKKEFVYVLTEMFGTVSVFSTKDSSLLQTIKLLPESFTGLPGAAAIRISDNGKFLYASERTTSQIIVFKIDKKTGELTLVERVDAGSKVPRDFNLSPSEDWLLVAGQSSNDVSVFKRNKDEGTLTLSHQIKDINTPTCIVWHKA; this is translated from the coding sequence ATGATTGTATTGGTTGGTGGTTACACCCAAAAAATGTCTGAAACCTTAATAGGAAAAAGTAAAGGTATTTACATTTTAAAATGGAATAAAGATACAGGTACTACTACAGAAATAGGACATTTACCACTTAAAAACCCAAGCTATTTTGCTTACAATGAAAAAAACAATTGTTTGTATGTTATTGAAGAAATTGCCTATGAAGATACACCAAAACTAAAAGTGTTTAAACACAACGGTAATGGTAATTATACATTTATAGATGAAAAATACATACACGGCGCATACCCTTGCCACATAGCCATATCACCAAATGGTAAAGAAGTTGCTGTTGCCAATTATGGTACAGGAAATGCTGAGGTGTATGCCATACAGAAAAACGGTTTTGTGCAAAATGCTCAAATTTTACAACATACCGGTAAAGGAGTAAACCCAGGCAGACAAGAAGGGCCGCACGCGCATATGTGCTTGTACAACAAAAACAGAATGTATGTAACAGACCTAGGTTTAGATGTTGTTAAAACCTATGAAAAAGGTAGCAATACTGGTTTTATGAATAGGGCTAACTTAGACTTTAAAGTAGCCGCAGGTAGTGGAGCAAGACACTGTGTTTTTCATCCTAAAAAAGAGTTTGTGTATGTGTTAACCGAAATGTTTGGTACTGTAAGTGTATTTTCTACTAAAGACAGTAGTTTGTTGCAAACCATAAAATTGTTGCCAGAATCTTTTACAGGTTTGCCAGGTGCGGCAGCTATTAGAATAAGTGATAACGGAAAATTTTTATACGCATCAGAAAGAACCACTAGTCAAATTATAGTTTTTAAGATTGATAAAAAAACGGGAGAATTAACATTGGTAGAGCGTGTAGATGCGGGCAGTAAAGTACCAAGAGATTTTAATTTGTCTCCGTCTGAAGATTGGTTACTGGTTGCTGGTCAAAGCTCTAATGATGTAAGTGTTTTTAAAAGAAATAAAGATGAAGGTACGTTAACCCTATCACACCAAATAAAAGACATAAATACCCCAACTTGCATAGTTTGGCATAAAGCCTAA
- the fucP gene encoding L-fucose:H+ symporter permease, whose product MKTTSKVPVVTKKMLLPFILITSLFALWGFANAVTDPMVSAFKKVLELSNTQASMVQMAFYGGYFCMALPAAMFMRKYSYKVGVLIGLGLFATGALLFYPAAVTEQFWFFCLGLYILTFGLAFLETAANPYALAMGAKETATQRLNLAQAFNPVGLIAGILIAKFFVAEKLQSDDYENFAALDSVKKAAITASDLAVIRDPYVILGLVLIGFFVLFLVSKMPQNSTEGKMPSIKETFKDLAKNKKYALGVLAQILYVGAQIMCWTYIYQYVEGLVNTGVFKESYITVFGTEVLKDGFYYQIIAFLLFVVGRAIGTAMLRFMSAGKLLSGFAVLAIVFVLGTIFIDGMFGLYSLVGVSFCLSLMFPTIYGIALDGLTEDQSKVGSAGLIMAIVGGALMPPLQGLIIDMGGTGVSDTTIMGVSEINFSFILPFLCFVYIAWYGYMVFKKYEAGVITT is encoded by the coding sequence ATGAAAACTACAAGCAAAGTACCTGTTGTAACCAAAAAAATGTTGCTTCCGTTTATTTTAATTACTTCTTTATTTGCCTTATGGGGCTTTGCTAATGCAGTTACAGACCCTATGGTATCTGCATTTAAAAAAGTGTTAGAACTTAGCAACACACAGGCATCTATGGTACAAATGGCTTTTTACGGTGGTTACTTTTGTATGGCATTACCGGCAGCAATGTTTATGCGTAAATACTCATACAAAGTAGGTGTGTTAATTGGTTTAGGCTTGTTTGCAACGGGAGCATTACTTTTTTATCCGGCAGCAGTAACAGAGCAATTTTGGTTTTTTTGTTTAGGCTTGTATATTTTAACCTTTGGCTTGGCTTTTTTAGAGACAGCAGCAAACCCATATGCATTAGCAATGGGAGCAAAAGAAACAGCTACACAGCGTTTAAATTTGGCACAAGCGTTTAATCCGGTTGGGTTAATTGCGGGTATTTTAATTGCTAAATTTTTTGTAGCAGAAAAACTACAGTCAGATGATTATGAAAACTTTGCAGCATTAGACTCCGTTAAAAAAGCGGCTATAACTGCATCAGATTTAGCGGTTATTAGAGACCCGTATGTGATTTTAGGATTAGTTTTAATTGGTTTTTTTGTATTGTTTTTGGTAAGTAAAATGCCTCAGAATAGTACAGAGGGTAAAATGCCAAGCATAAAAGAGACATTTAAAGACTTAGCTAAAAATAAAAAATATGCGTTGGGTGTTTTAGCGCAAATACTATACGTAGGAGCACAAATTATGTGTTGGACCTATATTTATCAATACGTAGAAGGCTTGGTTAATACCGGTGTTTTTAAAGAAAGTTATATTACAGTATTTGGTACAGAGGTATTAAAAGACGGATTCTATTATCAAATTATAGCCTTTTTACTTTTTGTAGTTGGTAGGGCTATTGGCACAGCAATGTTGCGTTTTATGAGCGCAGGTAAACTACTTTCTGGTTTTGCAGTACTGGCAATTGTATTTGTTTTAGGTACTATTTTTATAGATGGTATGTTTGGCTTGTATAGTTTGGTGGGCGTATCATTTTGTTTGTCTTTAATGTTTCCTACTATTTATGGTATTGCTTTAGATGGCTTAACAGAAGACCAGTCTAAAGTAGGTTCTGCAGGTTTAATAATGGCAATTGTTGGTGGTGCTTTAATGCCACCTCTACAGGGTTTAATTATAGATATGGGAGGTACAGGAGTATCAGACACCACAATAATGGGCGTATCAGAAATTAATTTCTCTTTTATATTGCCTTTTTTATGTTTTGTATACATAGCTTGGTATGGCTATATGGTGTTTAAAAAGTATGAGGCTGGTGTAATAACAACATAA
- the hemN gene encoding oxygen-independent coproporphyrinogen III oxidase, whose translation MCNLVQKYNIPGPRYTSYPTVPYWDINTFSGKEWERTLIKSFKESNATEGISLYIHLPFCESLCTFCGCHKRITKRHEVETPYIQAVLKEWQLYCNMLPEKPIVKELHLGGGTPTFFTPENLQALINGIFRKAERAAEYEFSFEGHPNNTTKAHLQALYNVGFRRVSYGVQDYNSTVQKAINRVQSFENVKNVTEWAREIGYTSVGHDIIFGLPHQTLQHVEETILKTKELLPDRLAFYSYAHVPWLKGNGQRGYKDEDLPTATQKRDQYEKGKNLLAKVGYKEIGMDHFALENDSLYQSMVTNNLHRNFMGYTPSKTQVMIGLGVSSISDSWYSFAQNVKSLEEYNHLVFNNIIPIYRGHILTQEDVVIRKHILNLMCRLETSWSNKNEEFAQLSETLDKLQEMKNDGLIEISSTKLTVLDKGRPFIRNICMAFDVLLHQKTPQTRLFSMTI comes from the coding sequence ATGTGCAATTTAGTTCAGAAATACAATATTCCAGGTCCAAGATATACTAGCTACCCAACAGTTCCGTATTGGGATATTAATACGTTCTCTGGTAAGGAGTGGGAGCGTACCTTAATAAAATCTTTTAAAGAAAGTAACGCTACAGAAGGCATCAGTTTGTACATACACTTGCCTTTTTGTGAAAGTCTTTGTACGTTTTGTGGTTGCCATAAACGTATAACCAAAAGGCATGAAGTAGAAACACCTTATATACAAGCAGTATTAAAAGAGTGGCAATTGTATTGCAATATGTTGCCAGAAAAACCAATTGTTAAAGAGTTGCATTTGGGTGGTGGTACACCTACTTTTTTTACACCAGAAAACTTACAGGCACTTATAAATGGTATTTTTAGAAAAGCAGAACGAGCAGCGGAATACGAGTTTAGTTTTGAAGGTCACCCAAACAACACTACTAAAGCACATTTACAAGCATTATATAACGTAGGTTTTAGGCGTGTAAGCTATGGCGTGCAAGATTATAACAGTACGGTACAAAAAGCAATAAACAGAGTACAGTCTTTTGAGAATGTAAAAAATGTAACGGAGTGGGCTAGAGAAATAGGGTATACCTCTGTTGGTCATGATATTATTTTTGGACTGCCACACCAAACACTACAGCACGTAGAAGAAACCATTTTAAAAACAAAAGAATTGCTGCCAGATAGGTTGGCTTTTTACAGTTACGCACACGTACCGTGGTTAAAAGGTAATGGACAGCGAGGTTATAAAGACGAAGATTTGCCAACAGCAACGCAAAAAAGAGACCAGTATGAGAAAGGAAAAAACTTACTAGCAAAAGTAGGTTATAAAGAAATAGGTATGGATCATTTTGCCCTAGAGAACGATAGTTTATACCAGTCTATGGTAACTAACAATTTACATAGAAATTTTATGGGGTATACACCATCTAAAACACAAGTAATGATTGGTTTAGGTGTTTCTAGTATTAGTGATAGTTGGTATAGTTTTGCACAAAATGTAAAAAGTTTAGAAGAATACAATCATTTGGTATTTAATAATATAATTCCTATTTATAGAGGACACATTTTAACACAAGAAGATGTTGTAATTAGAAAACATATTTTAAATTTGATGTGTAGGTTAGAAACTTCTTGGAGTAACAAAAATGAAGAATTTGCACAATTAAGCGAAACTTTAGACAAGTTACAAGAAATGAAGAATGATGGTCTTATAGAAATTTCTTCTACAAAGCTAACTGTATTAGATAAAGGCAGGCCTTTTATTAGAAATATATGTATGGCTTTTGATGTGTTACTACATCAAAAAACACCACAGACAAGACTATTTTCAATGACAATTTAA